A single genomic interval of Streptomyces sp. BA2 harbors:
- a CDS encoding HPP family protein produces MSTDEITEAPPAPARPRPRPRILPRLVGRAPAPPSTGTALHNVSAVTAVLLALVAVGSVVHEPVLIPPLAASAAIVHSVPRLPLAQPRSVIAGHLLCAGVGYAVLAALGSAPWAAALAAGIGLAVMTVARTPHSPACATAVVIVLHHPRPATFVPLLAGAVVMVVLAGWAASYARPSAPRYPAYWW; encoded by the coding sequence TTGAGCACCGACGAAATCACCGAGGCGCCGCCCGCGCCTGCCCGCCCGCGCCCGCGTCCCCGCATCCTGCCCCGCCTCGTGGGCCGCGCCCCCGCCCCGCCGTCTACGGGCACCGCCCTGCACAACGTCAGTGCCGTCACCGCCGTGCTGCTTGCCTTGGTCGCGGTCGGTTCCGTCGTTCACGAGCCGGTCCTGATACCCCCGCTCGCGGCATCCGCGGCGATCGTGCACAGCGTCCCCCGGCTGCCGCTGGCCCAGCCGCGCAGCGTGATCGCGGGCCATCTGCTGTGCGCCGGTGTCGGTTACGCGGTCCTCGCCGCGCTGGGCAGCGCCCCGTGGGCCGCGGCGCTGGCCGCGGGCATCGGCCTCGCCGTGATGACCGTGGCCCGCACCCCGCACTCGCCGGCCTGCGCCACCGCCGTCGTCATCGTCCTGCACCATCCCCGGCCCGCGACCTTCGTGCCCCTGCTCGCCGGGGCGGTCGTCATGGTCGTCCTCGCGGGGTGGGCCGCCTCGTACGCCCGTCCCAGCGCGCCGCGCTATCCCGCGTACTGGTGGTGA
- a CDS encoding enolase C-terminal domain-like protein: MNRQPTVTAFSVYPVAGRDCMELNLSGAHGPYFTRNIVVLQDSEGRTGLGEVPGGEKITQTLRDAESLVVGAPIGDYKRVLREIGDRFADRDAGGRGAQTFDLRTAVHAVTAVESALLDLLGKHLEVPVAALLGDGQQRDSVRVLGYLFYVGDPDRTDLDYVREPESPVDWHRIRHEQALSPEAIVRQAEAAYDRYGFRDFKLKGGVLEGAEEVAAVRALKDRFPQARITLDPNGAWSLREAIELCAPLTGTLAYAEDPCGAEGGYSGREVLAEFRRATGLPTATNMVATDWRQLTHALALQSVSIPLADPHFWTMQGSVRVAQLCNAMGLTWGCHSNNHFDISLAMVTHCGAAAPGDYNALDTHWIWQEGLERLTTAPPRIIGGQIAVPDAPGLGVELDMDRLLAAHDLYRQKALGARDDAAGMRYLIPDWQFDNKRPCLVR; the protein is encoded by the coding sequence ATGAACAGGCAGCCGACGGTCACCGCGTTCAGCGTCTACCCGGTCGCCGGCCGGGACTGCATGGAGCTCAACCTCTCCGGCGCACACGGCCCCTACTTCACCCGCAACATCGTGGTACTCCAGGACTCCGAGGGCCGCACCGGCCTGGGTGAGGTGCCGGGCGGCGAAAAGATCACGCAGACCCTGCGCGATGCCGAGTCCCTCGTCGTCGGCGCCCCCATCGGTGACTACAAGCGCGTCCTGCGCGAGATCGGCGACCGTTTCGCCGACCGTGACGCGGGCGGCCGCGGCGCCCAGACCTTCGACCTGCGCACCGCCGTCCACGCCGTCACCGCCGTCGAGTCCGCGCTGCTCGACCTCCTCGGCAAGCACCTGGAGGTTCCCGTCGCGGCGCTGCTCGGCGACGGACAGCAGCGCGACTCCGTCCGCGTCCTCGGCTACCTCTTCTACGTCGGCGACCCCGACCGCACCGATCTCGACTACGTCCGCGAGCCCGAATCGCCCGTCGACTGGCACCGCATCCGGCACGAACAGGCCCTCTCCCCCGAGGCGATCGTCCGCCAGGCCGAAGCCGCCTACGACCGCTACGGATTCCGGGACTTCAAGCTCAAGGGCGGTGTCCTGGAAGGCGCGGAGGAGGTAGCGGCCGTACGCGCCCTGAAGGACCGCTTCCCCCAGGCCCGCATCACCCTCGACCCCAACGGTGCCTGGTCCCTGCGCGAGGCGATCGAGCTGTGCGCGCCCCTGACCGGCACGCTCGCCTACGCCGAGGACCCCTGCGGCGCCGAGGGCGGCTATTCGGGCCGCGAGGTCCTTGCCGAGTTCCGCCGCGCCACAGGACTGCCGACCGCCACCAACATGGTCGCCACCGACTGGCGGCAGCTGACCCACGCCCTGGCCCTGCAGTCGGTCTCCATACCCCTGGCCGACCCGCACTTCTGGACCATGCAGGGTTCCGTGCGCGTGGCGCAGTTGTGCAACGCGATGGGTCTCACCTGGGGGTGCCACTCCAACAACCACTTCGACATCTCCCTGGCCATGGTCACCCACTGCGGGGCCGCGGCCCCCGGCGACTACAACGCCCTGGACACCCACTGGATCTGGCAGGAGGGCCTGGAACGCCTCACCACCGCCCCGCCCCGCATCATCGGCGGGCAGATCGCCGTACCCGACGCCCCCGGCCTGGGCGTCGAGCTCGACATGGACCGTCTCCTGGCAGCCCACGACCTCTACCGGCAAAAGGCCCTTGGCGCACGCGACGACGCCGCCGGCATGCGCTACCTCATCCCCGACTGGCAGTTCGACAACAAGCGCCCCTGTCTGGTGCGTTGA
- a CDS encoding gluconate:H+ symporter: MPLVVVGVSVLILLFLMTRLKLNGFAALLLVAVGVALVQGIPVATIPDVLSEGIGGQIGDTMLVIGLGSMVGRVMGDSGAAQRIANRMLDAFGPRWVQVAMVVTSMLIGVTMFYEVAFIIIVPIAFTLVRVTGAKLLWIGLPMSITLSTMHSFLPPHPGPTAVAATFHASVGLTLVYGLFIAIPAGALIALAWPRLPFIRAMNPSIPKGLVSEREFTDEEMPGMGWSLTVALFPVVLIAGASVTEMATSGASPFLHFVTFIGSAPIALLLTLLLAIWAFGPRIGRSLSDVSASCTSAAQAMAMILLVIGAGGAFKNVLVEGGISDHIKDTTDSWSISPLILAWLIAVILRIALGSATVAVVTASGVVLPLLAGSGVHPEILVLAVSCGSIAFSHVNDPGFWLFKEYFNLSVIEAIKVRTTYTTVLAILGLGGVLAAEWALDVLSL, from the coding sequence ATGCCGCTCGTCGTAGTCGGGGTCAGCGTCTTGATCCTGCTGTTCCTCATGACCCGCCTGAAACTGAACGGCTTCGCCGCCCTCCTCCTCGTGGCCGTCGGCGTCGCGCTGGTGCAGGGAATTCCGGTGGCCACGATCCCGGACGTCCTCTCGGAGGGCATCGGCGGCCAGATCGGCGACACGATGCTGGTCATCGGGCTCGGCTCCATGGTCGGGCGCGTCATGGGGGACTCCGGCGCCGCCCAGCGCATCGCCAACAGGATGCTGGACGCGTTCGGACCGCGCTGGGTCCAAGTGGCCATGGTGGTCACGTCCATGCTCATCGGCGTCACCATGTTCTACGAAGTCGCCTTCATCATCATCGTGCCCATCGCGTTCACCCTCGTACGCGTCACCGGGGCGAAGCTGCTGTGGATCGGCCTTCCGATGTCCATCACGCTCTCCACGATGCACAGCTTCCTGCCGCCGCATCCCGGCCCCACCGCCGTGGCCGCGACGTTCCATGCCTCCGTCGGTCTGACGCTGGTCTACGGCCTGTTCATCGCGATACCCGCCGGAGCGCTGATCGCGCTGGCGTGGCCGCGGCTTCCGTTCATCAGGGCCATGAACCCCTCCATCCCCAAGGGTCTTGTCAGCGAACGCGAGTTCACCGACGAGGAGATGCCCGGCATGGGGTGGTCACTGACCGTGGCCCTCTTCCCCGTCGTACTGATCGCCGGCGCCTCGGTCACCGAGATGGCCACGTCCGGCGCGAGCCCGTTCCTGCACTTCGTCACCTTCATCGGCTCGGCACCCATCGCCCTGCTCCTGACCCTCCTCCTGGCGATCTGGGCGTTCGGGCCGCGCATCGGCCGCAGCCTGTCCGACGTCAGCGCTTCCTGTACGTCGGCCGCGCAGGCCATGGCCATGATTCTCCTGGTGATCGGAGCGGGAGGCGCCTTCAAGAACGTCCTCGTCGAAGGGGGCATCTCCGACCACATCAAGGACACCACCGACAGCTGGTCCATCTCGCCGCTCATCCTCGCGTGGCTGATCGCGGTGATCCTGCGCATCGCCCTCGGCTCCGCCACGGTCGCCGTCGTCACCGCCTCCGGCGTCGTACTGCCGCTCCTGGCAGGCAGCGGCGTCCACCCCGAGATCCTCGTGCTCGCCGTCTCCTGCGGTTCGATCGCCTTCTCCCACGTCAACGACCCCGGATTCTGGCTGTTCAAGGAGTACTTCAACCTCTCGGTCATCGAGGCGATCAAGGTCCGCACCACCTATACGACGGTGCTCGCGATCCTCGGCCTCGGCGGCGTCCTCGCGGCGGAGTGGGCCCTGGACGTCCTCAGCCTCTGA
- a CDS encoding 5-dehydro-4-deoxyglucarate dehydratase has protein sequence MARGVLSFPLTSMGSDGSLDVEAYRAYLTGQLATEPGAVFPACGTGEFFSLDEEEYRAVVRVTVEVADGRLPVVAGTGYGWAQSLRFARIAEEEGADALLVMPHYLVEASQDGLVEQLRRIAAGTRLPLIAYQRGQVTFSADALRRVAGIPAVIGLKDGHSDLDRLQRLTLAAPDGFLFFNGAATAEIQARAYSTVGVPAYSSAVHAFAPEIADAFFAALRERDDAAVDRLLRDFYVPLVELRDRAPGYAVSLVKAAARLRGLPVGPVRAPLTDPGPDDIADLEKVLDAGLDLVSAARHRA, from the coding sequence ATGGCGCGCGGCGTGCTGTCCTTCCCCCTCACGAGCATGGGGAGTGACGGCAGCCTCGACGTGGAGGCCTACCGGGCTTATCTGACAGGCCAGTTGGCGACGGAGCCGGGCGCGGTGTTCCCCGCCTGCGGGACCGGCGAGTTCTTCTCACTCGACGAGGAGGAGTACCGCGCGGTCGTCAGGGTCACGGTCGAGGTCGCCGACGGCCGTCTGCCGGTGGTGGCGGGCACCGGATACGGGTGGGCCCAGTCGCTGCGGTTCGCCCGGATCGCGGAGGAAGAGGGCGCGGACGCCCTGTTGGTGATGCCCCATTACCTGGTCGAGGCCTCGCAGGACGGCCTGGTGGAACAGCTGCGCCGCATCGCCGCCGGCACCCGGCTGCCCCTCATCGCCTACCAGCGCGGCCAGGTCACCTTCAGCGCCGACGCCCTGCGCCGCGTCGCCGGCATCCCCGCCGTCATCGGCCTCAAGGACGGGCACAGCGACCTCGATCGGCTGCAGCGCCTGACCCTTGCCGCCCCCGACGGGTTCCTCTTCTTCAACGGCGCCGCCACCGCGGAGATCCAGGCCCGCGCCTACAGCACCGTCGGCGTCCCCGCCTACTCCTCCGCCGTCCACGCCTTCGCCCCCGAGATCGCCGACGCCTTCTTCGCCGCGCTGCGGGAGCGGGACGACGCGGCGGTGGACCGGCTTCTGAGGGACTTCTACGTCCCGCTGGTCGAACTGCGCGACCGGGCGCCGGGATACGCCGTCTCGCTGGTCAAGGCCGCCGCCCGGCTGCGCGGCCTCCCGGTCGGCCCGGTGCGCGCGCCCCTCACCGACCCCGGCCCGGACGACATCGCCGACCTGGAGAAGGTGCTGGACGCCGGACTCGATCTGGTCTCGGCCGCCCGGCACAGGGCCTGA
- a CDS encoding IclR family transcriptional regulator, giving the protein MSESGTGRGADAGVREAGAGVRGVKSALRTVALLELLAERADRPARLDELAEELDVPRSSMYQLLRTLTDCGWVRTDTTGSLYGIGIRTLLTGTSYLDADGRVRAIRPYLDEASDALGETIHLARLDGPHVVYLATRESHEYLRTISRVGRRVPAHAGALGKALLAERSDDELPLPEGALTARTPSTHTDRAALLADLGRVRERGYAIDREETVTGIAGFGFALRYDVPAVDAISCSVPVARLTDAHQSRVVSVMREIQAKIESLLSPVSGAPDWR; this is encoded by the coding sequence ATGTCGGAGAGCGGAACGGGCCGCGGGGCGGACGCGGGCGTCCGCGAGGCGGGCGCGGGTGTCCGTGGGGTGAAGTCGGCGCTGCGCACGGTGGCGCTCCTTGAACTGCTCGCCGAGCGCGCCGACCGGCCCGCCCGTCTGGACGAGCTCGCCGAGGAGTTGGACGTACCGCGCAGCAGCATGTACCAGCTGCTGCGGACCCTGACCGACTGCGGCTGGGTGCGCACCGACACCACCGGATCCCTCTACGGCATCGGGATCCGCACGCTGCTGACGGGCACGAGTTACCTGGACGCCGATGGACGGGTACGGGCCATCCGCCCGTATCTGGACGAGGCGTCGGACGCCCTGGGCGAGACGATCCACCTGGCACGGCTCGACGGCCCGCACGTCGTGTACCTCGCGACCCGTGAGTCGCACGAGTACCTGCGCACCATCAGCCGCGTCGGCCGCCGCGTCCCCGCGCACGCCGGGGCCCTGGGGAAGGCACTTCTCGCCGAGCGCTCGGACGACGAACTCCCTCTCCCCGAAGGGGCGTTGACCGCCCGCACGCCGAGTACGCACACCGACCGTGCCGCCCTGCTCGCCGACCTGGGGCGAGTGCGTGAACGCGGCTACGCCATCGACCGCGAGGAGACGGTGACCGGGATCGCAGGCTTCGGTTTCGCCCTGCGGTACGACGTTCCGGCCGTCGACGCCATCAGCTGCTCGGTGCCCGTGGCCCGGCTCACCGATGCACACCAGAGCCGCGTCGTGTCCGTCATGCGGGAGATCCAGGCGAAGATCGAAAGCCTCCTGTCGCCCGTCTCGGGCGCTCCCGACTGGCGCTGA
- a CDS encoding ArsR/SmtB family transcription factor — MSEDVFKALADPTRRRILDELVERDGQTLFEICARLLNKHGLGLSRQAISQHLAVLETAGLVHSRREGRYKFHDLNTEPLELIVTRWLRPEAPERTHEDPPDQRFRR; from the coding sequence ATGTCGGAGGATGTTTTCAAGGCGCTGGCCGACCCCACCCGTCGGCGCATCCTTGATGAGCTGGTGGAACGGGACGGGCAGACCCTGTTCGAGATATGCGCCAGGCTCCTGAACAAGCACGGTCTGGGGCTGTCACGCCAGGCCATCAGCCAGCACCTGGCGGTGCTGGAAACCGCCGGCCTCGTCCATTCGCGACGCGAAGGCCGCTACAAGTTCCACGACCTGAACACCGAACCGCTCGAGCTCATCGTGACCCGATGGCTCAGGCCAGAAGCACCGGAGCGCACCCATGAGGATCCACCTGACCAGCGTTTTCGTCGATGA
- a CDS encoding VOC family protein: MRIHLTSVFVDDQEKALRFYTDVLGFVKKHDVPVGDDRWLTVVSPEDPEGTELLLEPSGHPAVQPYKTALVEDGIPVTSFAVEDVAAEFDRLRGLGVKFTQEPVEMGPVTTAVLDDTCGNLIQIQH; encoded by the coding sequence ATGAGGATCCACCTGACCAGCGTTTTCGTCGATGACCAGGAGAAGGCCCTGCGCTTCTACACCGACGTGCTCGGCTTCGTGAAGAAGCACGACGTCCCCGTCGGCGATGACCGGTGGCTGACCGTGGTGTCGCCGGAGGACCCCGAAGGGACCGAGCTGCTCCTTGAGCCCTCCGGCCATCCCGCGGTGCAGCCGTACAAGACGGCGCTGGTCGAGGACGGCATCCCCGTGACCTCCTTCGCCGTGGAGGACGTGGCCGCGGAGTTCGACCGCCTGCGTGGGCTCGGGGTGAAGTTCACCCAGGAGCCGGTGGAGATGGGCCCGGTCACCACCGCGGTCCTCGACGACACCTGCGGCAACCTCATTCAGATCCAGCACTGA
- a CDS encoding mycothiol transferase: MCRMSDQPDRWSQATTYPDMWVDPDDDPRNSDGVSPDGELATLEDFLTGYRMTLKMKCEGLDAEQLARRSVPPSTLSLLGLLRHLAEVERDWRNWIRDGEPLPKLYGERDADFNGAVGEQAVVDAAHADLAREQAALDAELAEHPDLGERLGKEGFAVRELMVHRIEEYARHCGQADLLRECIDGRVGQ, encoded by the coding sequence ATGTGCCGCATGAGCGACCAACCCGATCGATGGAGCCAGGCAACCACCTACCCCGACATGTGGGTGGACCCGGACGACGACCCCCGCAACAGCGACGGAGTCAGTCCGGACGGAGAGCTGGCGACGCTCGAGGACTTCCTGACGGGCTACCGCATGACCCTGAAGATGAAGTGCGAGGGCCTGGACGCGGAGCAACTCGCCCGGCGGTCGGTTCCGCCGTCGACACTGTCCCTGCTCGGCCTGCTGCGGCACCTCGCCGAGGTGGAACGGGACTGGCGCAACTGGATCAGGGACGGCGAGCCCCTGCCGAAGCTGTACGGCGAGCGCGACGCGGACTTCAACGGGGCTGTCGGCGAGCAGGCGGTGGTCGACGCCGCACACGCCGACCTCGCGCGCGAACAGGCGGCGTTGGACGCCGAACTGGCCGAACACCCGGACCTGGGCGAGCGTTTGGGCAAGGAAGGCTTCGCCGTCCGGGAACTGATGGTGCACAGGATCGAGGAGTACGCCCGTCACTGCGGGCAGGCCGACCTGTTGCGCGAGTGCATCGACGGCAGGGTGGGCCAGTGA
- a CDS encoding PP2C family protein-serine/threonine phosphatase, with the protein MSQPSVLLVEDDPGDALLVEELLADSALKMRLRWVRSMAEAREAMTLEVPDCVLLDLHLPDAQGLEAVSMVRSQADQVAVVVLTGLAEEETGSAAVAAGAQDYLVKGRVEPELFGRAVRYAIQRKQAEQAAVALQASQMQAQENIRLERGLLPRPLLNSAGVDVVARYRPGRAQSLLGGDFYDIVQSADGTVHALIGDVSGHGPDEAALGVALRIAWRTLVLSGVTGPEQVGRLEEIMLAERVKPYVFATLTSLSVPAGAPHARLTRAGHPGMLLRTAAGGVEWVEVVGGPALGVAPGVPFWPVEEVTLPAGSALVLFTDGLFEGHVGDGRERLGEQGLLRIARELGALTPAAFVDTLIQRAENLAEAQGGLADDVAVVHLHWHGDGEGPTRAVAEGRYKSSIGERSIGEQRRG; encoded by the coding sequence TTGTCGCAGCCATCGGTCTTACTGGTCGAGGACGATCCCGGCGACGCGCTCCTGGTCGAGGAACTCCTCGCCGACAGTGCTTTGAAGATGCGTCTGCGGTGGGTGCGTTCCATGGCCGAGGCGCGTGAGGCAATGACCCTCGAAGTGCCGGACTGCGTGCTGCTCGACCTGCATCTGCCGGACGCCCAGGGGCTGGAAGCCGTGTCCATGGTCCGGTCCCAGGCCGATCAGGTCGCGGTCGTCGTGCTCACGGGTCTCGCCGAGGAGGAGACCGGTTCCGCCGCCGTGGCCGCCGGGGCCCAGGACTACCTCGTCAAGGGCCGCGTCGAACCGGAGTTGTTCGGCCGCGCCGTGCGCTACGCCATCCAGCGCAAGCAGGCCGAGCAGGCGGCCGTCGCCCTGCAGGCCAGCCAGATGCAGGCACAGGAGAACATCAGGCTGGAGCGCGGACTGCTGCCCAGACCGCTCCTGAACAGTGCGGGCGTGGACGTCGTCGCCCGCTACCGGCCCGGCCGCGCCCAGTCTCTGCTGGGTGGCGACTTCTACGACATCGTCCAGAGCGCGGACGGCACCGTGCACGCGCTCATAGGGGACGTCTCCGGCCACGGCCCCGATGAGGCGGCCCTCGGCGTGGCCCTGCGCATCGCCTGGCGCACGCTGGTGCTCAGCGGCGTCACCGGCCCCGAACAGGTGGGCAGGCTCGAGGAGATCATGCTGGCGGAGCGGGTCAAGCCGTACGTCTTCGCCACGCTGACGAGCCTCTCCGTACCCGCCGGGGCACCGCACGCGCGGCTGACGCGTGCAGGCCACCCCGGGATGCTGCTGCGCACCGCGGCGGGCGGCGTCGAGTGGGTGGAGGTGGTCGGCGGTCCCGCCCTGGGCGTCGCGCCCGGTGTTCCGTTCTGGCCGGTCGAGGAGGTGACGCTGCCCGCGGGGTCGGCGCTGGTGCTGTTCACCGACGGCCTTTTCGAAGGTCATGTCGGCGATGGGCGCGAGCGTCTCGGCGAACAGGGACTGCTGCGCATCGCCCGGGAGTTGGGCGCGCTGACACCGGCGGCTTTCGTCGACACGCTGATCCAGCGGGCCGAGAACCTCGCGGAGGCGCAGGGCGGCCTAGCCGACGACGTGGCCGTGGTGCACCTGCACTGGCACGGTGACGGCGAAGGGCCGACGAGAGCCGTGGCCGAGGGCCGCTACAAGAGCAGTATCGGAGAACGCAGTATCGGAGAACAACGCCGTGGTTGA
- a CDS encoding sensor histidine kinase, with product MVLLVVAGTVVGARLLGRTADVTDQLADRLQPARTQTYRLQAALVSQESGVRGYAITADRQFLEPYARGKRDEARAAAQLRALIGDQPRLMADLKAVQREAADWRRAYADPLVDEVTPGEPRAIAEANAERGKEVFDQIRTVWAAQNADLAQAVADGKAELDSSRTVRTVILGAMVAVFLLAGVALAFLVRALVARPLEALRVSSRQVARGDFDHVITVDGPADLRAVAADVEGMRQQIVEELGASRRQRDALTQQADELDAQAVELRRSNAELEQFAYVASHDLQEPLRKVASFCQLLEKRYADTLDDRAKQYIDFAVDGAKRMQVLINDLLTFSRVGRLNDARVPVDLDQALTKALANLDTSVRDTGALIERPEGLPEIVGDPTLLTMLWQNLVGNAVKFHHPERTPRIQITCEEDESSGTWSFSVTDNGIGIPEEFAEKVFVIFQRLHGRDAYGGTGIGLALCKKIVEHHGGHIWIDSGYAGGARLCFTLPSDADADADPDVAADTAEDTVSRTEEKALT from the coding sequence ATGGTGCTCCTGGTGGTGGCAGGCACCGTGGTCGGCGCCCGCCTGCTGGGCCGGACCGCTGACGTGACCGACCAGTTGGCCGATCGCCTGCAGCCGGCCCGCACGCAGACATACCGCCTGCAGGCCGCGCTGGTGAGCCAGGAGTCCGGCGTCCGGGGCTACGCCATCACTGCCGACCGCCAGTTCCTGGAGCCCTATGCGCGGGGCAAGCGGGACGAGGCCCGCGCCGCCGCTCAGCTGCGCGCACTCATCGGGGACCAGCCCCGGCTGATGGCGGACCTCAAGGCGGTCCAGCGGGAGGCTGCGGACTGGCGGCGCGCGTACGCCGATCCGCTGGTGGACGAGGTCACGCCCGGTGAGCCGCGCGCCATAGCCGAGGCGAACGCCGAGCGCGGCAAGGAGGTCTTCGACCAGATCCGCACCGTATGGGCCGCGCAGAACGCCGACCTGGCCCAGGCTGTCGCCGACGGCAAGGCCGAGCTGGACAGCTCCCGTACGGTGCGCACCGTGATCCTCGGCGCCATGGTGGCGGTCTTCCTGCTGGCCGGTGTCGCCCTGGCGTTCCTGGTGCGCGCGCTGGTGGCCCGGCCCCTGGAAGCGCTGCGTGTCTCATCCCGCCAAGTGGCGCGCGGCGATTTCGACCACGTCATCACGGTCGACGGTCCCGCGGACCTCAGGGCGGTGGCAGCGGACGTAGAGGGCATGCGGCAGCAGATCGTCGAGGAACTGGGAGCCTCGCGCAGGCAGCGGGACGCGTTGACCCAGCAGGCGGACGAACTGGACGCCCAGGCCGTGGAACTCCGCCGCTCGAACGCCGAACTGGAGCAGTTCGCCTACGTCGCCTCCCACGATCTGCAGGAGCCACTGCGCAAGGTCGCCTCCTTCTGCCAGCTCCTCGAGAAACGGTACGCAGACACACTCGACGACCGCGCCAAGCAGTACATCGACTTCGCCGTCGACGGCGCCAAGCGCATGCAGGTCCTCATCAACGACCTGCTCACCTTCTCCCGCGTCGGGCGCCTCAACGACGCCCGGGTGCCCGTCGATCTGGACCAGGCCCTCACGAAGGCGCTCGCCAACCTGGACACCTCCGTCCGGGACACCGGCGCCCTCATCGAGCGTCCTGAGGGTCTCCCCGAGATCGTCGGCGACCCGACGCTCCTGACGATGCTCTGGCAGAACCTCGTCGGCAACGCCGTCAAGTTCCACCACCCCGAACGCACCCCGCGGATCCAGATCACCTGCGAGGAGGACGAGAGCTCGGGCACCTGGAGCTTCAGCGTCACCGACAACGGCATCGGCATCCCCGAGGAGTTCGCGGAGAAGGTCTTCGTGATCTTCCAGCGCCTGCACGGCCGGGATGCCTACGGGGGCACCGGCATCGGCCTCGCCCTGTGCAAGAAGATCGTCGAGCACCACGGCGGCCACATCTGGATCGACAGCGGCTATGCCGGGGGAGCTCGTCTCTGCTTCACCCTGCCGTCCGATGCTGATGCCGATGCCGATCCAGATGTGGCCGCCGACACCGCCGAGGACACCGTGTCCCGCACCGAGGAGAAGGCCCTGACATGA
- a CDS encoding methyltransferase domain-containing protein yields MTDTSSYLDTTADAYDAIADVYAELVRDAYDALPLDRALLAAFAELASAHDAGPVAELGCGPGQTTALLRDLGLDVFGIDLSPVMIDLARESYPDLRFEVGSMDALDLPDGKLSGILSWYSVIHTPPQELPPYFAEFRRVIATGGHLLLGFFESEGLPVTPFDHKVTTAYRWPIEGLAELAREAGFVEVGRMLREPIEGERFRRGHLLMRADS; encoded by the coding sequence GTGACTGATACTTCCTCCTACCTCGATACGACAGCGGACGCCTACGACGCCATCGCCGACGTCTACGCCGAACTCGTCCGCGACGCGTACGACGCCCTGCCGCTGGACCGTGCGCTGCTCGCCGCGTTCGCCGAGCTCGCGTCGGCCCACGATGCCGGTCCCGTAGCCGAGTTGGGATGCGGCCCTGGACAGACGACGGCGCTCCTACGGGACCTGGGTCTCGACGTCTTCGGCATCGACCTGTCGCCGGTGATGATCGATCTCGCCCGCGAGAGCTACCCGGACCTGCGGTTCGAGGTCGGTTCCATGGATGCCCTCGACCTGCCCGACGGCAAGCTGAGCGGCATCCTGTCCTGGTACTCGGTCATCCACACCCCTCCCCAGGAACTGCCTCCGTACTTCGCCGAGTTCCGGCGGGTCATCGCGACGGGCGGCCATCTCCTGCTCGGCTTCTTCGAGTCGGAGGGCCTCCCGGTCACGCCGTTCGACCACAAGGTGACGACGGCCTACCGCTGGCCGATCGAGGGCCTCGCGGAGCTTGCCCGCGAGGCCGGGTTCGTCGAAGTCGGCCGGATGCTGCGTGAGCCGATCGAGGGTGAACGGTTCCGCCGCGGCCATCTCCTGATGCGCGCAGACTCCTGA
- a CDS encoding GNAT family N-acetyltransferase — translation MTRMSITNTPKTATIDDASQIGRTLARAFGDDPMMCWFFPDDTTREAGLGRYFATLFTRQYVHHGVCEHTASAAAYWVPPGAQDKAVPDAETIQELVGILGDRASLFQEAAAAAAEHGPQEPHWYLAVVGADPAAQGQGHGAALLRSGLAKADADGLPVYLESSKPSNLPVYEHFGFTVLGEVQLPGGGPTLWSMRREPRRPADA, via the coding sequence ATGACCCGTATGTCGATAACGAACACTCCCAAGACGGCCACGATCGACGATGCTTCGCAGATCGGCCGCACCCTGGCCCGTGCTTTCGGCGACGACCCGATGATGTGCTGGTTCTTCCCCGACGACACCACGCGCGAGGCAGGACTCGGCCGCTACTTCGCCACCCTCTTCACCCGGCAGTACGTCCACCACGGCGTCTGCGAGCACACCGCGTCGGCTGCGGCCTACTGGGTGCCGCCGGGCGCACAGGACAAGGCCGTTCCCGACGCGGAGACCATTCAGGAGCTCGTGGGGATTCTCGGCGACCGGGCCTCCCTGTTCCAGGAGGCCGCGGCGGCGGCCGCCGAGCACGGCCCCCAGGAACCGCACTGGTACCTGGCCGTGGTCGGCGCGGACCCGGCCGCCCAGGGCCAGGGCCACGGAGCGGCCCTGCTCCGCTCGGGCCTCGCCAAGGCCGACGCGGACGGCCTGCCCGTCTACCTGGAATCCTCCAAGCCCTCGAACCTCCCCGTCTACGAGCACTTCGGCTTCACGGTGCTCGGCGAGGTCCAACTGCCGGGCGGCGGACCGACCTTGTGGTCGATGCGCCGCGAGCCGCGCCGCCCGGCCGACGCCTGA